In a genomic window of Epinephelus fuscoguttatus linkage group LG23, E.fuscoguttatus.final_Chr_v1:
- the LOC125883415 gene encoding serine protease FAM111A-like isoform X2, protein MGEHLHRFTVKFSPTDRKEYAIACDRPCTVLEVLKSTENYSKKMRKCADENIVIQLGKEDKASIVATHFPCTCIRDGESLIISCEAEIVEAAKDQLYNPIQSREKYSVFYIDREGGLNTKQKKLFRSKAVKQFKYLCVYGQKGMTVEEALKRDGRFINDLGVFELSDNDNPSCLTEYTQKVDTLDQKKLKLCLPRKKKRKGQPADQKANQYTLGDSHTAREPNSDEVQQSRNTASNAVQRRARGARTVHQQSDSNTGAVGQQGGSSVSAAGQQSIMVQRINDYVCRQFPSLREWMENQFPGDSYQQTLDLKREDFGKIQNSFSEVDTVRKLVELGGSVCLLEIDLLSVKVLGTGFVLFDNFILTNAHLFKQGFESKIDNWQKYLKVIARFNYENQDSESNWISFSVKRDVVFSYDLELDYAVLELDLEAQNENVPPGLLKHFGPMPLDGGACLIGHPAGEVKKMDPTCIIEKEKREQAVSDYLKPYNPFIVHQIRLYIKAQGIDSIMKGSRAENVVTYPTFMYHGSSGSPVFDAHGRVFGLHTAGFHLAPENTTDSVIEFAQPLLTIFEHFVSKLKESGDEELLKRVQEEAMENPYLEKVFECSSVVKPEPEDPEDHSDFIESMDTN, encoded by the exons ATG GGAGAACATTTACATCGCTTCACCGTGAAATTCAGTCCTACTGACCGCAAAGAATACGCTATTGCCTGTGATCGACCTTGCACAGTGCTGGAGGTTTTAAAATCAACTGAGAATTATAGTAAGAAGATGAGGAAGTGTGCAGATGAAAACATTGTGATTCAGCTTGGTAAAGAGGATAAGGCATCTATTGTTGCAACACATTTCCCTTGTACTTGTATCAGGGATGGTGAGTCTCTGATCATATCATGTGAGGCAGAAATAGTTGAGGCAGCCAAAGACCAACTATACAACCCAATACAGTCAAGAGAGAAATATTCTGTCTTCTACATAGATAGAGAGGGAGGGCTGAACACCAAACAAAAGAAGCTTTTTAGAAGCAAAGCTGTCAAACAGTTCAAGTATCTGTGTGTCTATGGGCAGAAGGGGATGACTGTGGAAGAGGCTCTGAAAAGGGACGGTCGCTTCATTAATGACCTTGGTGTCTTTGAGCTGTCTGACAATGACAATCCAAGCTGCCTCACTGAATATACACAGAAGGTTGACACCCTAGATCAGAAAAAACTCAAGTTATGTCTTCCacggaaaaagaaaagaaaagggcaACCGGCAGATCAGAAGGCCAACCAGTATACATTAGGTGATTCCCATACAGCCAGAGAACCAAATTCAGATGAAGTCCAACAGAGCAGAAACACTGCCAGCAATGCTGTGCAACGGAGAGCAAGAGGTGCAAGAACTGTCCACCAGCAAAGCGACAGCAATACTGGCGCTGTAGGACAACAGGGTGGCAGTAGTGTCAGCGCTGCAGGACAGCAGAGTATCATGGTTCAAAGGATCAATGACTATGTCTGCCGTCAGTTTCCAAGTCTGAGAGAATGGATGGAGAACCAGTTCCCAGGTGATTCTTACCAGCAAACATTAGACCTGAAGAGGGAAGACTTTGGAAAGATCCAAAACTCATTTAGTGAAGTTGACACAGTCAGGAAGCTAGTAGAACTGGGCGGGTCAGTTTGTCTGTTGGAAATAGATTTATTATCTGTCAAAGTTCTTGGCACAGGCTTTGTGCTGTTTGATAACTTCATCTTGACCAATGCCCACTTATTCAAACAAGGTTTTGAATCTAAAATCGATAACTggcagaaatatttaaaagttATTGCACGGTTTAACTATGAAAATCAAGACTCAGAATCAAACTGGATCAGCTTCAGTGTTAAGAGAGATGTTGTATTCAGTTATGATCTAGAACTAGATTATGCCGTTCTTGAGCTTGACCTAGAGGCTCAAAACGAAAATGTGCCACCAGGGCTCCTGAAGCACTTTGGTCCGATGCCTCTGGATGGTGGAGCCTGTCTGATTGGTCACCCAGCAGGAGAGGTGAAAAAAATGGATCCAACCTGTATCattgagaaagagaagagggagCAGGCTGTCAGTGATTATTTAAAACCATACAATCCTTTCATTGTCCATCAAATCAGACTCTATATCAAAGCGCAAGGCATTGACAGCATAATGAAAGGAAGTCGAGCTGAAAATGTAGTAACCTACCCCACTTTCATGTATCACGGCTCTTCTGGCTCCccagtgtttgatgctcacGGCCGAGTGTTTGGTTTGCACACCGCAGGATTTCACCTTGCGCCTGAAAACACCACAGACAGTGTGATAGAGTTCGCCCAACCTCTGCTCACTATATTTGAACACTTTGTGAGTAAGCTGAAGGAAAGTGGAGAtgaggagctgttgaagagAGTTCAGGAAGAAGCAATGGAAAACCCATACTTAGAAAAAGTCTTTGAGTGCTCCTCTGTAGTCAAGCCTGAGCCAGAAGACCCAGAGGACCACTCAGACTTCATTGAGTCAATGGATACTAACTGA
- the LOC125883414 gene encoding toll-like receptor 2, translated as MRQPTSLYFTVLFLLLSLCWGQRSNPDGERPSCNRCNRQLSCHCSHGGFTRVPTVTDRALTLDLSFNNITVLTADDLKGHLRLRALSLHGNRIAVIHPSAFDSLWSLEELDLSDNQLTALNHTWFSKLGALRELNLLNNPYSCLGSPPVFQSLVRLRRLRFGGPALEELKRGDLSGVTQLEELTVHANNLTRYESGTLAYVWPLGCVTLSLHSPFLTNTSLASAVLRDVSYPETPLILEDIHLIGNLSVQPFRESARRRIRKITFHNFRVSDEAIVNLLEELDGVPITALIVDNVTLTGEGRWEPAKWSDLKSVDEFFVRNTVVLDVFKFVSFLKLGFLLKYPRKVSVINSQVFLMPCATSQLLVSLQYLDLSDNLLTDMTLEESLCKGDSSLKDLRVLNVSGNSLKSLSAVSQLVTKLSKLTHLDISRNGYISMPAGCSWPSTLRHLNISGAKLATVTPCLPATLEVLDLSNNNLRSFTLALPALRELHLSGNKILRLPPGRLFPNLQTLTIQSNILNMFARSDLQSYSRLQDLQAGQNKFVCSCDFVSFFQSAINGGGDMHLTDGEESYTCDSPFERHGHLVGQVHPSVVECHRVLFVSVSCGVALFVGTLLTTVLWRLHAFWYLKMMWAWLRAKRSSRRRRQRRDEEGSEGLLSYDAFVSYSERDASWVENFLVPELEEPSENDGDSVNPRPPRPLTLCLHKRDFLPGHWIVDNIISAMERSRRTIFILSENFVQSDWCRYELDFSHFQLFDENAARDAAILILLEPLSKDDIPKRFCKLRKLMSSTTYLEWPQDEERSGEFWRSLRNALRGDDEEDD; from the exons ATGAGACAGCCGACCAGCCTTTACTTCAcggtcctcttcctcctcctctccctctgctggggtcagaggtcaaacccAGACGGCGAGAGGCCCTCCTGCAATCGCTGCAACCGGCAGCTCTCCTGTCACTGTTCCCACGGAGGATTCACTCGTGTTCCCACGGTGACAGATCGCGCCCTGACGCTTGATCTCTCCTTCAACAACATCACCGTGTTGACCGCTGATGATCTGAAGGGACACCTGAGACTGAGGGCTCTGAGTCTCCACG GTAACAGAATAGCTGTGATCCATCCATCAGCGTTCGACTCTCTGTGGAGTCTGGAGGAGCTAGATCTGTCTGACAACCAGCTGACTGCTCTCAATCACACATGGTTCAGCAAGCTGGGAGCGCTACGGGAGCTCAACCTGCTCAACAACCCATACAG CTGCCTGGGCTCTCCTCCAGTGTTTCAGAGTCTGGTCAGGCTGAGGAGGCTAAGGTTTGGAGGTCCTGCTCTGGAGGAGCTAAAGAGAGGAGATCTGTCTGGAGTCACTCAGCTGGAGGAGCTTACTGTGCACGCCAACAACCTGACGAG gTACGAGTCCGGTACTCTAGCATACGTTTGGCCGTTGGGTTGTGTCACTTTGAGCCTCCACAGTCCATTTCTAACAAACACGTCCTTAGCCTCAGCTGTGCTCAGGGACGTGTCGTACCCCGAGACACCTCTCATACTAGAGGACATCCATCTTATTGGGAATCTGTCTGTTCAGCCCTTCAGAGAGTCAGCCAGGAGGAGAATCAG GAAAATTACCTTCCACAACTTTAGGGTGTCTGATGAGGCCATTGTTAACCTACTGGAAGAGCTGGATGGCGTGCCGATCACCGCCTTAATCGTGGATAATGTCACGCTGACAGGCGAGGGCAG GTGGGAACCAGCCAAATGGTCCGATCTTAAAAGCGTAGACGAGTTCTTCGTACGAAACACTGTGGTGCTGGACGTCTTTAAGTTTGTCTCATTTCTGAAGCTGGGATTTCTGCTGAAGTACCCCAGGAAGGTGTCTGTCATAAACTCTCAG GTGTTTCTGATGCCGTGTGCAACGTCCCAACTGCTGGTGAGCCTGCAGTACCTGGACCTGTCCGACAACCTGCTGACTGACATGACTCTGGAGGAGTCGCTGTGCAAGGGAGACAGCTCGCTGAAGGACCTCCGAGTTTTAAACGTCAGCGGGAACTCTCTGAag TCTCTGTCCGCAGTgagccagctggtaacaaagCTCTCCAAACTCACCCACCTGGACATCAGCAGGAACGGATACATCTCCATGCCTGCAGGCTGCTCCTGGCCCTCCACCCTGCGACACCTAAACATCTCTGGGGCTAAACTTGCAACCGTCACCCCGTGTCTTCCTGCAACTCTGGAG GTGTTGGATCTGAGCAACAACAATCTCAGAAGCTTCACCCTGGCCCTGCCCGCCCTGAGAGAGCTCCACCTCTCTGGGAACAAGATACTGAGGCTGCCCCCTGGGCGGCTGTTCCCCAATCTGCAAACACTGACAATACAG TCAAACATCTTGAACATGTTCGCCCGGTCAGACCTCCAGTCGTACAGTCGACTGCAGGACCTCCAGGCGGGTCAGAACAAATTCGTCTGCTCCTGTGACTTTGTCAGCTTCTTCCAGTCGGCCATCAACGGAGGTGGAGACATGCATTTAACAGACGGAGAGGAAAGCTACACCTGCGACTCTCCTTTCGAGCGGCATGGGCATCTGGTGGGTCAGGTCCACCCCTCTGTTGTTGAGTGCCACCGGGTTTTGTTTGTGTCCGTGAGCTGTGGGGTGGCGCTGTTTGTTGGGACCCTGCTGACTACTGTGCTGTGGCGCCTCCATGCGTTCTGGTACCTCAAGATGATGTGGGCGTGGCTGAGGGCCAAGCGCAGCTCCCGGCGACGACGGCAACGCAGAGATGAGGAGGGTTCAGAAGGGTTGCTATCCTATGACGCCTTTGTGTCCTACAGTGAGAGAGACGCCAGCTGGGTGGAAAACTTCTTGGTACCTGAACTGGAGGAGCCAAG TGAGAACGATGGAGACTCTGTGAACCCCAGACCCCCCCGGCCTCTGACCCTGTGCCTCCACAAGCGGGACTTCCTTCCTGGACACTGGATTGTGGACAACATCATAAGCGCCATGGAGCGCAGCCGGCGGACCATCTTCATCCTCTCTGAGAATTTTGTCCAGTCTGACTGGTGCCGCTACGAGCTGGACTTCTCCCACTTCCAGCTTTTTGATGAGAATGCCGCCAGAGACGCGGCCATCTTGATCCTGCTGGAACCGCTGTCCAAGGACGACATCCCCAAACGCTTCTGCAAACTGCGCAAACTCATGAGCTCCACCACCTATCTGGAGTGGCCTCAGGACGAGGAGAGGAGCGGGGAGTTCTGGAGGAGTCTCCGCAACGCTTTGAGAGGAGATGACGAGGAGGATGACTGA